In the Prochlorococcus sp. MIT 1307 genome, one interval contains:
- a CDS encoding RpoD/SigA family RNA polymerase sigma factor → MVSSVQKTADSQKRRSSDPISWYLSTIGRIPLLTPAEEIELGNQVQAMMNLTEDCLINNETKEFTSRERRVIRIGRRAKERMMKANLRLVVSVAKKYQGKGLELLDLVQEGSLGLERAVEKFDPTRGYKFSTYAFWWIRQSMTRAIACQSRTIRLPVHLSERLTTIRKVSLDLAHKLGAMPSRAEIAEAMEIPLEELDSLLRQALTTSSLDAPVNGDEGRSFLGDLIADSTHEEPLDKVEQRIHQEQLGRWLTHLSEQEQHVLKLRFGLEGNERHTLAEIGRLLAVSRERVRQVELKALRKLRNLTRKLPSGI, encoded by the coding sequence ATGGTTTCATCAGTGCAAAAAACAGCTGACTCACAAAAACGTCGTAGTAGTGATCCCATTAGTTGGTATCTATCGACGATTGGAAGGATTCCTTTGTTAACCCCAGCTGAGGAAATTGAGTTGGGGAATCAGGTACAGGCCATGATGAATTTGACAGAAGATTGCCTAATAAATAATGAGACGAAAGAATTTACTTCTCGTGAACGTCGTGTGATTCGTATTGGGCGACGTGCCAAGGAGCGCATGATGAAGGCAAACCTTCGATTAGTAGTTAGTGTCGCAAAAAAATATCAAGGTAAAGGTTTAGAACTCTTAGACCTTGTCCAGGAAGGATCTCTGGGCCTAGAGCGAGCTGTGGAAAAATTCGACCCCACTCGTGGATATAAATTTTCTACCTATGCATTTTGGTGGATACGTCAAAGCATGACTCGTGCAATTGCCTGTCAATCGCGCACAATTCGATTACCTGTTCATTTAAGTGAAAGACTTACCACTATTAGGAAAGTAAGCCTTGATCTGGCTCATAAATTAGGAGCAATGCCTAGTCGTGCTGAAATTGCTGAAGCAATGGAAATCCCGCTAGAAGAACTTGACTCCTTGTTAAGACAAGCTTTAACAACAAGCAGTCTGGATGCTCCAGTCAATGGTGACGAGGGAAGAAGTTTTTTGGGTGACCTTATTGCGGACTCTACTCATGAAGAACCTTTGGATAAGGTAGAGCAACGTATTCATCAGGAGCAGCTTGGACGTTGGTTGACTCATCTCAGCGAGCAAGAGCAGCATGTTCTCAAGCTTCGTTTTGGATTAGAAGGGAATGAAAGACATACACTGGCTGAGATTGGACGACTTTTAGCAGTTTCAAGAGAACGAGTAAGACAAGTTGAACTAAAAGCACTTAGAAAGTTGAGAAACCTGACTAGAAAGCTTCCAAGTGGTATTTAA